A single genomic interval of Gossypium raimondii isolate GPD5lz chromosome 11, ASM2569854v1, whole genome shotgun sequence harbors:
- the LOC128034782 gene encoding uncharacterized protein LOC128034782 — MSLLVQVVRCHTPLCSTELGEKKIMGPDLVSEAEDKVRLIRDYLKATSDRQKSYVDLKRKDIEFFVGDWVFLKVSPWRKVLRFGHKGKRYQSEPLHIVPVEKIEVSMDLTSEEESIQILDREVKVLRKKTISLVKVLWQNYGTEEATWEPEDSI, encoded by the exons atgagcctgctggttcagGTGGTAAGGTGTCACACTCCATTATGCTCGACCGAGTTGGGTGAGAAGAAGATTATGGGTCCAGATTTGGTTTCTGAGGCAGAGGATAAGGTCAGATTGATTCGAGATTATCTTAAGGCAACTTCTGACAGACAAAAGTCTTATGTGGATCTAAAgagaaaagatatagagtttTTTGTGGGGGATTGGGTTTTCCTTAAGGTATCTCCGTGGAGAAAGGTCCTTAGATTTGGTCATAAAGGCAA ACGGTATCAATCTGAACCACTTCACATTGTGCCTGTTGAGAAGATTGAGGTAAGCATGGATTTGACTTCCGAAGAAGAATCGATACAGATTCTGGACCGAGAGGTTAAGGTCTTGAGAAAAAAGACTATTTCGTTAGTTAAGGTTCTGTGGCAGAATTATGGCACAGAGGAAGCCACATGGGAGCCAGAGGACTCGATTTGA